CGCATTTTAACATAATAGTAgacatttgagtttttgaaagataaCAAATATGAATTTGGGATCTCACCTAACCTTTGGTgagagtaagtcttttggccttatattgaagatattttgatataacCTAGCCCATATATATTAAATAggcaaaaggactatttcccacccaaggtatgctttttctGCAAATTCCtatccgttaactttgaaaaacccatttacctatctatgggctgttaaaaaaaatgtcagATTGACGGATTCAGgggaaaaatagtcattttatctataatattaaaaataaacttaaatttaatttcttttttacccccaaactttaacaactaataattttcccctaacccaagttttcaaaaacaacattttccctcctagggtttccaaactttcggaTTGAATTTTTCGGCAACGACCGACGATCTCCAGGCGACGTCTCTTCCTTCCCGATGTCTCATCTTTTTGACCGTGCAGCGTCTTCCCCTCCTAGGTGTCGTTGTCGACGAAGACGCATCATCTTCGTCGATGACAATGCCTAGAACTGTCAGAAGTGTACGATCAGAAGGAGGAGCCGTCGGAGAGGGAAAGTAGGTGTTTGGAGATTGTCGGTCGTCAccaaaaaaattggatctaaaaTTTGGAagccctaggggggaaatgcagtttttaaaaacttgggttgggggaaaagtgttagtttttagggtttgtgGGGGAATGATATGATCAACGGACTCAGTTAAGTTTAACGGCCTATAGGTGgataaatagaattttcaaagttaacgggaagaactttgagaattcagtatagtttgaatgggaaatagtcctttggcctattaaatATACACTCTACCTTGAAAAACTCAAGAATAGcattatatgtacaaacaatatacacaaataatgatacgttatcatgtgattgaattattttgaattagaagtaaaataatatttaatcgtataataacatatcatcatttatacatattatttttatatataattttaaaactcgATGGGGCTATTAACCATTAAAATAGTTGGCCTACTCTCGTGTATATTTGGTTGAGCTAAACTTGCTttcttttggccttatattaAGGATATTTCCGTATAACCTAGCgcatatatattaaatatacacTCTACCTTGAAAAATTCaagagtagtattatatatacaaacaatatacgtaaataatgatatattattatgtgattgagagATTTCAAATTAGaagtaaaacaatattcaatcacatagtgacatGTCATCGTctgtataaattatttatacatatagttttaaaaCTCAATGGGGCTATTAACCATTAGAATAGTTGGCCTATTCTTGTTTATATTTGGTTGAGCTAAACTTGCTTTCTGTTTTAATATGGTCTACAATTTGAGCCGATTCAAGGTGTCCAAATTTAATAGGTTATTTATGTAATCAACTGTTATATGATTCTCAAATCCATCTAattcaattacattttttagaaaaaaattagaataatattaattatatcaagTTTTACTATTTGTCAAAATGACTATGTCAATCATGTGCTGGTTTGCGGTATTACTAGTGTAATATCTTTGTGATATTGAAGATATTCTATCAACTTCTATGAATTCTTCCAATTTTTATAGCTTGTTGATAAGAGAAATTGAGTTCCACCAAAAGGCATCTAGTAGCAAAGCTAGCAATTTTCAATATGACTTGTTAACCtaacagaaaaaaaatggaTTAGGGTTAAgttttttgacacaaaatttatttcgaGTCAATTCaatacaattcaaaattaaattagatagtgTTAGAGTTTAcacaaaagaaatataatatgaCTCGAATGTTttggagaaatattattttaatagaatttattagagataaattataaaaattttaaaagacaatattaacataatattatattatgtgttttattaatgataGATTAGggtaatttggtgaaaaaactaaaatgataaaaatactttaaagagtgaaaacaatagataatttcagATTAATTTAGAGCGAATCGagtcaatttgaatatttaaaagttggattaaaattaaaaattttgatatgattctaaTTTGGATTAGGTTagagttgaaaatatttaatacaaaacttaaattaatatgatacgaATATAACTAAATATCATAAACTGTCAAGTCCATCAAGTAGCTGGTTAAGGGTTAATCAAATTCTCAATGTGTTGAATGAATAGTGGCAGCTCCTTATATTTGGTCACTGCGAACTAGTACAGTTACTATAAAGGCCGAATGACTAGTTTCCACTAGAACttttatgaaatgacaattttttactttttaaaatttaaaaaaaaaattcattttcccaTATGTCATCTACTCCTATAAAGAAAATCCGTTAAACCTAAAGGTGGGAAAGTGATTTTCATTTCTAGTAGTCAATTTCAGAAGTATTCAAATCGAAAttcttgtttttaaaatcattacatataaataaaaaactatattcaaAGAAGAACATATGAATAATCTTATTGTGTTGTGATGAGAAGAAAATTGATCatattactaaattaaaaaatatgtacattttttaaattttttgtaaataatataaatcaaaataaacattttttttttttaagtttaaccctagacatttttttaaatttatgttaactttttttttttatagcttTGCCATTACATATTGATACCCAAAGATTTGCACTTGACACTCAAAATATGTTCCTCTAACTACAcctaatattataatttcaatattttgaatttaattccaTAAATCTAATAACTTTAATACAAATCCATTTTAGCATTGcttaacataaaatcataaaggccaaaggactatttcccacctaaggtatgttttttctataaatttccATCCGTTAACTTTGGAAAACCTATTTACTTACTCATAGACTGTTAAAAAAAACGTTAGGTTGACggatttaaaggtaaaatcgttattttatctataatattaaaaataaacttaagagTCTTAGTCGTCTacgaagacgattcgtcttcgtTTAGACGAAGACACCTAGGAGAGTCGGACGCCGCATGGTCGAAAAGAGAGGCCGTCAaagagggagagtaggtgcttggagatcACTGGTTGTCGTCGAAAAATttggatttgaagtttggaaaccctatgagggaaaatgcaattttcaaaaacttgtatTGGGgagaaagtgttagtttttagtgTTTGGGAGGGAAAATGATATGACCAACAAACTCAGTTAAGTTCAACGACACATGgatgggtaaatggtattttcaaaattaacaaaaagaactttgagaattcaacatagtttgggtgataaattgtcctttggccaatcATAAATCTAACTTCAGGGAAAGGCATCCTGAAAATCTTATCAATATGATACACTAAGCTTGGAGCACTGGAAGGTCAAGAGATCAATGGTTGGGAATAAACAATTCAATACTTACAAAACAGAATTTGGGTTTGATTCAACGATGAACACAATGAAGTTGCAAGTTTTCTATTCATGTTATCCATTTCCAGAATTATGTAATCTATGCATGAACGTTTCTCCTTTGTAAATCAAGGATTTCCAAGAACAAACTAACAACATAAATTGCAGCAATCAATATGTCAAGCTAGATACCCAATCTTCATTTCTTTATAGCCCTTTCATTTTCGGGCTAAATGATACACACTACTTCACCAAAATACAAGATAGAAAGTACACGTAATCACCTCCAGGGGGTTGCACTCtataaacttcaaaaaaaacTGCCAAGTCCAGAAGAAAATTATACCAAATGAAACCAGGGAGGCAATATATACAATCAGATTCATCTTCACGGAAAAATCCCCACCCACCGTTTCCTCTTGTAGAACCATTCAGATTGATCATCGTGGTGATCAAGAAAACCATCACTTACAATACTGCCATCAGAACTTAAAAAACCATGGATACTATGAAAATTGCAAAAGCTCTTCAGATAGACCAACAGAAGTCAAACCTACAAAAAAGGGATGGTGCATAAGAGGAGAGCAAGCATCAATGGTTTAGTAATCAACATCCTCCAAATCAGACTTATAAGTGGAAGAGCATCTTCAAGACTAACGTTGGTCAAACAATATGTTCAAATTTCATTCTGTGTATGCTTTTCCTCCAGAAActtgaaaagatgaaaagaaaaggaGTCTTTAATCAGTTGTATTAACAAATTGTTTGGTATCACAATGATTGAGTAtttataatttacaataaatagaaaaacataaaacttacaGTGTATGATCTCAAGGagaattatatatgtatacgcGTGTTTGTATTGATAATCACAAAAATGATCATTACAGATAACACTTACAGGTGCAATGTGTTTGTGTTTCTACTAAGAACCCCCTTTTCTGCTGCGGCTACCAGGACTAGATAAGGTCCTCACATTAGCTGAGCCATGCAAGTCCCTGTGACCAACCAAAGCACTTCCCCTGAGACCATGAGATGGAGTATGATGGGGAGATGAACTGGACTCACTCCCCCTAGAGGCATCAGTCTCCAACATCTTAGCTTCATCTGTTAGCATTGCCAACTGTTTTAGAAAAACCAGATCAGTTCCTGAACATAATTTAGGcaagaagaaattaattatcCAGTAGACCAGAACAAAATATACAACATTAAATTCCATCAAATGGAATCCACAAACTGTTGGGTCCTGAATAACAAAATGACAGTGCCATTGATGAAGTTGGTTCTATAGGAGAGTTCAatctaaaagttttaaaaatatcatttccatcaaagttcactaaaaaggtttaaaaacaATAACCATTGCTACTGTCTGCCAAATACATATAACAAACTTCATTCCATACCCGAAGTTCATTCTCTCTCAATCGATCCTGTAACACATTTATGGCAGGACTTAAACTGCAAAAAGATTTAGAATGAATGGTGAGTACAAATAAAAAGTGGACAATATGTAATCAAACAAGATATAGGTTTTTGTTTCTAAccaatattcaattaatttgcaGATTGAAGCCTGATATGTAGATGTGTGATGAATGAAAGTAAGCGGATGCACTTTCCCATCCctgattaaaattgaaaaaaaaatcaaattagacATTAAAGGGCGAACAGAGATACAATACAAACAAGTGATAAGTGTGTGCCACATGTATTCAATGAACACCTTATATTTTGCAATATAGCTTGGTTATATGCTGCCTGTTCCTCTTGATATAGTACATGTTGCAAATCCGTAAATGATGTTAGAGGTGAATCAAGTTTCAGAAGAGACGAGGTTGGCAAAACATGAAGAGGGATTTCTTTCCTGATATACTCTGCACCACTGTCAGCAAAGAGACGCTAATTTGAGGATCTCAAGTGGATAGATGCATTTTGCCAATCTATCATCTTGTTTGCAATGATAACATAACAAGAATtgaatattatgttatataatacATACTCAGGTATACCTCATGTCCAAATTTGAACGGTGCATGGCCTCTTGCATACTTTCTGACATATCCATGGGATCTATATCTGCAATGATGTTACTTAAATCACCAGTTTGGTAGTTtcctccaactctctctctctcaagaTGGTTGGTATCAGCATTTGCAAAGAAACCACCCAAGTCTGAAGATCTTCCCAGACCCTAACCAATTACACATGATGCATTGAATAAGAAgataaaagaatgaaaaaatctCATGATGTAAATAAATAGACAGACGAAATATGGTATTTAAGAACATTAAGGCCACTCTTTTGCAAGATATATTTTGCAAAGCCGATCCTtgccattttaattttctattttcaaatcTAACTGCAATTCTGCTGAAGCTATCTTATACAAATGATTATACCAAAGTAAGCAAGAcattataaacatatatacttCAAAATGGTGAAGCAGAATCATTTATATCAATACTCTGACAATTGACTGAAGTATACAATCAGACAATCTTATGACCACAAATAAAGCATATCATAAGCAGGAAAAAATGTGCAATCCTCTATCTTATGAACTCTAAGTTTTCTTAACTTCCTACTGGTCTTAGACCTACTGCTAGTATGATAATCAAGGAATAATGTGAAAATTGTACCTTCCATGATCCTGTTGCTGTTCTGGAATCACCGGTGTCTTGTTCAGGGCTCTCTGCCCTTGCACTTCCAGATCTCACTGATAAATTTTCTGAGGAACTTAAAGATGAGTCCAAATTGATAACTGCATTTTTATTAACAGGTGATAAAGAAATTGGTCTTGGCATTTGATTCTGCTTCCCATCTGAGGACTGGAATGCAATAACTTGGATTCTCCCAACCTGCAATAAGCCCATGTGTTGAGCTTAGCTATGCCAACCAAAAAACAATATGCAAGACCACTAAACATTTAGAAAACATGAAAGACAAACCTTGTTTATATCTTCACTAAAACATGAAAATATCAGCCCAATAAACCCAGAATCTAGAAGTTGATACATTGCTTGTGTCCGCACATCTGCAGAAGGTAGTGAGTAGAACTTTTAATGTCACAACCAACTATCAAAGCAGCCATGGCCATGTATAAAGCAATTCCACCCTTGTCTTCAAGCATTTGGAAATATTTAACAATTGAAAtgattcttaaaaaaaatatccagTCTTATTCGGTTTTGAGCACAGGTTGATAGCGTATAAACAGCTTTAACTGGAGAACTGTAAGCCTTATACTCACTGACCACAGCAATCACTCTTTAATGACAGTATTGCAAGTATAATACAACCAAATCACATTAAGTGTGTTGGTTTTTTTCATACTTTTCTTCCACCTGAAAGTAACAGGGCATTTTATGCTTATCTATAAGCTTAAACATTTGGGTTTAGTGCTAGCTCAACACAATATCAAAGGCAAGTGGAGTAAGAGATACTGTGTTTGAATCTCCCTGTTGCatttattaatcatatcaaGTTATATTTGCTTTCTTAGTTGTCATTATGGTTGTTTTTGATAGGAGGCATGTTAGATCTTAAAAACTACTGTTGGCTCATTTTATCTATAAGcaccaaaagaaagaaatcaacATAAAGGTGTAGCTAACTTAATTAATCCTGTCACACCTAGTTTGCATTTTGAACATAAAAAGGAAAGATGATTTTTAAGTAgagcatatttttttcttatagagGGAATCAACAACTTTAACAAGgagagagaggaaaaaaggAAAGGCAATTCATCAATACTTACCAACATGGGAAGGAAGAACTGTAATATGTGGATGTGAATGGTACCACCCGATGACTCTTGTTGTTCTTCCAGTCAACATGGTCATTCTGTGCTGTAGAGTCAATTAAAACAATAACGAAACATAATCTTCCACACTTAGCAGCTATATAACACATAAAGGTGCGGGTGGTAAGCCACAGCTTCTGACCTATATGGCCAAGCAAGAGAATTAATTTTTGGTTCACTATTTCATTATCCATGTGGTTAAAGCTTAAGTAGGAATGGAAGCAAATTCTTCTTAATGAACTCCTAATGGAAAAGGTAAGCTTAGTATGTAAAGTGAATAATTATGCTTTGAAagttataaattatacaatttatagtGTCATGAGGGGGAAGAGTCAAATCTACTTTCTATTGT
Above is a genomic segment from Mangifera indica cultivar Alphonso chromosome 3, CATAS_Mindica_2.1, whole genome shotgun sequence containing:
- the LOC123212505 gene encoding uncharacterized protein LOC123212505 isoform X2 is translated as MTMLTGRTTRVIGWYHSHPHITVLPSHVDVRTQAMYQLLDSGFIGLIFSCFSEDINKVGRIQVIAFQSSDGKQNQMPRPISLSPVNKNAVINLDSSLSSSENLSVRSGSARAESPEQDTGDSRTATGSWKGLGRSSDLGGFFANADTNHLERERVGGNYQTGDLSNIIADIDPMDMSESMQEAMHRSNLDMSGAEYIRKEIPLHVLPTSSLLKLDSPLTSFTDLQHVLYQEEQAAYNQAILQNIRDGKVHPLTFIHHTSTYQASICKLIEYCLSPAINVLQDRLRENELRLAMLTDEAKMLETDASRGSESSSSPHHTPSHGLRGSALVGHRDLHGSANVRTLSSPGSRSRKGGS
- the LOC123212505 gene encoding lys-63-specific deubiquitinase BRCC36-like isoform X1; translation: MSLTAVKMSEDVWLTCLTHALSTETEEIMGLLLGDIEYSKSGNVTALIWGASPQSRSDRRKDRVETNPEQLAAASAQADRMTMLTGRTTRVIGWYHSHPHITVLPSHVDVRTQAMYQLLDSGFIGLIFSCFSEDINKVGRIQVIAFQSSDGKQNQMPRPISLSPVNKNAVINLDSSLSSSENLSVRSGSARAESPEQDTGDSRTATGSWKGLGRSSDLGGFFANADTNHLERERVGGNYQTGDLSNIIADIDPMDMSESMQEAMHRSNLDMSGAEYIRKEIPLHVLPTSSLLKLDSPLTSFTDLQHVLYQEEQAAYNQAILQNIRDGKVHPLTFIHHTSTYQASICKLIEYCLSPAINVLQDRLRENELRLAMLTDEAKMLETDASRGSESSSSPHHTPSHGLRGSALVGHRDLHGSANVRTLSSPGSRSRKGGS